Below is a genomic region from Coleofasciculus sp. FACHB-1120.
TGGATATCGTTTCTACACCAACCGCGATCGCAGTCGGCACTTTCTTGACCGCTGCCATCTTTCCCCACGACGATCCTTTAGTTCAGTGGACAATCGCGGTGATTGCGGGTGGAGGTTCGGCGGGTATCGTGCAAGCCTTGACGGGTATGGTTCGCTTTTCTTCAACCGCACTCACCGGAGGATTCGGTAATGGGGTGGTTTCCACATTGGAAGCAGGTGGTGCGATTATTTTATCAATCCTGGCGATTTGGTTGCCTGTCGTGACTGTCGCCTTGGTAATCAGTTGTGGGATCTTGTTTTGGAGGAAAGGATATCTCAGGATACCCAATCCCAGGGAGTCTTGAGCGGTGCAAATGGCATAATAATACCCCCTTCCCTGACCGGGAAGGGGGTTACATTTTCTGTATAAAGTTTAGATAGGGCGGGAAATAGCAGTTGGACAAGCGGTTAGCGCGATCGCGTTTCTTAACCCTGACCTGGAATCATCGATTAAGCGCCAATGCCTAACTCAGTTCCAACTGTAATGTATTGTAGTACAAATTGAGCGAATTGACAAGTCAGTGCTTCCCTA
It encodes:
- a CDS encoding DUF4126 domain-containing protein — protein: MDTLLSIAIGIGLSAACGFRIFVPPLVMSMAALFGHLPLAPNFEWIGTYPALVTFAVATCVEIAAYYIPWIDNLLDIVSTPTAIAVGTFLTAAIFPHDDPLVQWTIAVIAGGGSAGIVQALTGMVRFSSTALTGGFGNGVVSTLEAGGAIILSILAIWLPVVTVALVISCGILFWRKGYLRIPNPRES